The genomic DNA GCCGACAAGCCCCGTAGCCGTCATCGCGGTCGTTCCGGAGACCTGCACCGACTGACCGACTCGCACCGCGCGTGAATACCCGATTTTCGCTTCCCATGGTCCACCGGTCGAAACGTTCTGCCTTGCCATGAATCCTCCTTTGATCCGCTACGGAAAAATTCCAATTTACACAGCACGCAGGATGCGCAAAAGGGCTCTCCAGCAAGGCCGCAGCGAATGGAGAGCCGAAGCGTACCCTTTGCGGTACGTTGAGGTTCTACATGAAGCGAGAACGCCGCTGGAGGCCGTTTTCCGCATCCTGTTACACGTTACATCACCAACCCGCCGCCGGCCTGAATGACCTGACCGGTCAGCCACCGTGCCTGCTCACTGACCAAAAATGCCACCACATCAGCCACGTCGGACGGAAGCCCGAGCCGTTTGAAGGGTGACGATTGTAGACCCATCTCGCGGTATGGCTCCGTCAACACACCGGTATCGGTAAAGCCCGGCAACACGGTATTGACGGTAATGCCGCGTGGCGCCAGTTCCTGCGCGAGCCCCTTGCCATACTGTTCCAGCGCCGCCTTGCTCCCCAGATGCGCCGTGGCGCCGGGAAACTTCAGGTGGGTGAGCGCCGACGAAATATTCACAATGCGCCCACCGTCGCTGAGCACCTTTGCCGCCGCCTGCATCGCAAAGTACGGCCCCTTCGCATTCAGCGCAAGAATGGCATCGAACTCCGTCTCCGTCGTCTCCACCAACTTCTTTGGAATGAACCGGCCCGCATTGTTGACCAGAATATCGAGGCGATGGAACTGCTGTACCGTCTCCTGCACCAGGCGTTGCGCCTCAGCCACCCGGCTCATGTCCGCCTGGATGACGGCGGCGACCCCACCCTTGGCCTGAATCGCTGCGGCAACCTCCTGGGCCTTCTCCGCATGTGCATGGTAATTCACCACCACCGTCGCGCCGTCCTGCGCCAGGCGTTCGGCGATGGCGCGGCCGATCCCGCTGGACGACCCGGTCACAATGGCCACTTTGCCCTTCAACAACTCCATGCCCACGCCTCCATTCCCGTCCTGCCACTCGCCATCGGCCGGCTCATCCACAGATCACTCTCCGTAGGCCGATGGTCTCGTAAAGACCACGTCTGATACAGTGCGCCCATGAGCATCCGTCTTGAGCAGACCGTGCCGTTCGGACGGTCGCTGCGCGAATATGAGTTGATGTTTTCACTCAGCGCGGCCGACCGCCGGAGCCGCATTCTGGACTGTGCCGCCGGACCGTCCAGCTTCAATGCTGAACTCACGGCGGCCGGTGGCGACGTCCGGTCGATCGACCCACTGTATCAATTCGGCGGAGCGGAGATCCAACGGCAATTCTTCTCCACCCTGGATCACGTCATTGAGCAGGTGCGGGCGACGCCGCAGAATTGGGTCTGGAGTTATCATCGCGACCCGGAGGATCTACGACGGAACCGGATCGCGGTGATGGAACAATTTGTCGCCGATTACAGCGGGGGGACGGGAACAGGTCGATATCTCTGCGGCGCCTTGCCGAACCTCCCGTTCGAAACCGACCGGTTCGACCTCGCACTGTCGTCGCACTTTCTCTTTCTCTACTCGGACCACTTCGATGCAGCGTTTCACCTCGCTGCCATTCGAGCGCTGCTGCGCGTCGCGCGGGAAGTGAGAATTTTCCCTCTACTCGCGCTCCGCGCTGAGCGGTCACAGCACCTGGAGCCGGTGTGTGAGCAACTCCGTCAAGAGGGCCATCACCTCTCGATCGAACGGGTGGGGTATGAGCTTCAACGCGGCGGCAACGAGATGCTGCGCCTACGGTGAGCGTAACCGAGGACCATCACCTGGTCGGCCACTCGGGCGGGCCATTCCACCTTCCGTGAGACACGAACTCGGTCACAGCCTTCCGCTCCCGCGGTTTCAATTCCCGCTCGCGCAGATAGTCCGGCAACGATGCCGGGTCGCCCGGGTATCCGACGGCGATCATCGCCACCGGTTCATACCCGGCGGGAATGCCGAGATCGGTGCGGGCCTTCTCTATCTCAAATCCCGCCATTTGGTGAGTCACCAATCCCAGCGCCGTCGCTTGCAAGCAGAGGCTGAGCGCGGCCATCCCCGTGTCGTGCCAGGCATGCCGGTTTGGGGCTCCTTCGTCCTCAAGATTCAGCCGTGCGACGGACAATATCAAGACCGGGGCGCGAAACGCCCACTTCCTGTTGCCCTCCTTGAGGCAGGCCACGAGACGGTCGTGCGCGGAAGGATCCGCTTTCGTTCCGACAATGAAGTGCCAAGGCTGCTCGTTATTCGACGACGGCGCCCACCTCGCCGCCTCGAACAGGCTCTGCAGTTGTTCCGGCTCCACCATCCGGTCCGCAAACGCGCGCGGACTCCACCGCCGCTGTAACAGAGCATGAATGGGGTGGGTCACATCAGCAGGTTTTTCCATGAACGAATCCTTCTCCAGATCGGAATTTACACCAACGTTCGCACAATGCGGGCTGGATTGCCGACGACAAGGCTATCCGGAGGCACGTTGTGCACGACCACGCTGCCTGCTCCCACGATGCTGCGATCTCCGATCGTGACGCCCGGCAGCACCAGCGCCCCGCCGCCGATCCACACATCGTTGCCGATCCGAATCGGGCTTACGGATTCCAGGCCGGAGCGACGCACCTTGGCATCGATGGGATGTTGCGCCGTATAGAGTTGCACGGCAGGGCCGATCTGTACATCATCTCCAATGGCGATAGGAGCACAGTCAAGAAAGATGCAGTGATAATTGATGAAGACGTTCCGGCCGAGGCTGATGTTATACCCGTAGTCGCACGTGAAGGTGGGAAGGACCACGGTTCCTTCGCCGACGGCACTTAGGAAATGTCGAAGCAGGGTT from Nitrospira sp. ND1 includes the following:
- a CDS encoding glucose 1-dehydrogenase, with the translated sequence MDEPADGEWQDGNGGVGMELLKGKVAIVTGSSSGIGRAIAERLAQDGATVVVNYHAHAEKAQEVAAAIQAKGGVAAVIQADMSRVAEAQRLVQETVQQFHRLDILVNNAGRFIPKKLVETTETEFDAILALNAKGPYFAMQAAAKVLSDGGRIVNISSALTHLKFPGATAHLGSKAALEQYGKGLAQELAPRGITVNTVLPGFTDTGVLTEPYREMGLQSSPFKRLGLPSDVADVVAFLVSEQARWLTGQVIQAGGGLVM
- a CDS encoding class I SAM-dependent methyltransferase, producing MSIRLEQTVPFGRSLREYELMFSLSAADRRSRILDCAAGPSSFNAELTAAGGDVRSIDPLYQFGGAEIQRQFFSTLDHVIEQVRATPQNWVWSYHRDPEDLRRNRIAVMEQFVADYSGGTGTGRYLCGALPNLPFETDRFDLALSSHFLFLYSDHFDAAFHLAAIRALLRVAREVRIFPLLALRAERSQHLEPVCEQLRQEGHHLSIERVGYELQRGGNEMLRLR
- a CDS encoding nitroreductase family protein: MEKPADVTHPIHALLQRRWSPRAFADRMVEPEQLQSLFEAARWAPSSNNEQPWHFIVGTKADPSAHDRLVACLKEGNRKWAFRAPVLILSVARLNLEDEGAPNRHAWHDTGMAALSLCLQATALGLVTHQMAGFEIEKARTDLGIPAGYEPVAMIAVGYPGDPASLPDYLRERELKPRERKAVTEFVSHGRWNGPPEWPTR
- a CDS encoding sugar O-acetyltransferase translates to MAEKTEKNKMLGGELYRASDKELLDERRDAQQLLARYNGVPDSGHDMRTTLLRHFLSAVGEGTVVLPTFTCDYGYNISLGRNVFINYHCIFLDCAPIAIGDDVQIGPAVQLYTAQHPIDAKVRRSGLESVSPIRIGNDVWIGGGALVLPGVTIGDRSIVGAGSVVVHNVPPDSLVVGNPARIVRTLV